In Maridesulfovibrio sp., a single genomic region encodes these proteins:
- a CDS encoding methyl-accepting chemotaxis protein, with product MKVKSINTVIAVVVFILITLTISLCVWWVSMSTYTAVFKEQKNAMENIANESLSALDLYMGQTSDVAKLIAAGQPAREALQLGNILPIDGLFKSLMDSSKDYWAAFIFDRNGKVVAGYNAKGSNMAGADRSSRGYVKKVLSGTDFYISDNILISKSGGGILIFAIACAVRDAAGNIVGGVGIFPKWERYTSSFIDPVRIGKDGYSFMLDSRGAVIAHATDKSLYLQDISKYDFARIALEQKNGGVEYEWNGRKKYMQFKTYPNTGWVVVISAYMDDLTAAATYQRNVLIIGGVLVVIFLSGVMFVLLRKLVLRPIGNILDYSTEIASGNLKAELDGTFRYEFSALSAQIQAMVEELKVKLGFSEGVLNGLTIPCSIIGPDKKIIWANQYACDLIESNLSPDSVIGLTAGEFFMGDPSKETQSEKALAENTRLEKEVDYTTLKGTPKRIAMSATPFFDVDGNLLGAITILIDMTEIRMQAQKISQQNERITDAAAEAESISGNLSSAAEELSAQIEQSNMGAQEQRDRVAETSTAMEEMNATVLEVARNAGTASEDANNARRMAEDGAKVVQQMIEAADGVRIQADGLKHSMEQLGVEASAIGNVLSVINDIADQTNLLALNAAIEAARAGEAGRGFAVVADEVRKLAENTMSATGEVGNAISKIQDMTRQNISATEDAAGSALRSSELANESGQTLSEIVQLVINASDQVQAIAAAAEQQSATSEEINRATEDISRISLETSQVMSESARAVQEVAEMAAKLNSVIENIQPE from the coding sequence ATGAAAGTCAAGAGTATCAATACGGTTATTGCGGTGGTTGTATTTATTTTAATCACCCTGACCATATCATTATGCGTGTGGTGGGTATCCATGAGCACATATACTGCTGTTTTCAAGGAACAGAAAAATGCCATGGAAAACATCGCTAATGAATCTCTCAGTGCCCTTGATCTGTACATGGGGCAGACCTCGGATGTGGCAAAACTGATTGCCGCAGGCCAGCCTGCCAGAGAAGCCCTTCAACTCGGAAATATCCTTCCGATAGACGGGCTTTTCAAATCTCTTATGGATTCGTCCAAGGATTACTGGGCTGCGTTTATTTTTGACCGTAACGGCAAGGTGGTGGCCGGGTACAATGCCAAGGGAAGCAATATGGCCGGGGCTGACAGGTCTTCTCGCGGATATGTCAAAAAAGTACTTTCAGGAACTGATTTTTATATTTCCGATAATATTCTGATTTCGAAGAGCGGCGGAGGAATTCTTATTTTCGCCATAGCCTGTGCCGTGCGCGATGCGGCAGGAAACATAGTCGGCGGGGTCGGAATTTTCCCTAAATGGGAGCGTTATACTTCTTCTTTTATAGATCCTGTCAGGATTGGAAAGGACGGCTACAGTTTCATGCTTGACAGCAGAGGGGCTGTCATAGCTCATGCAACAGACAAGAGTCTGTATCTTCAGGATATTTCTAAATATGACTTTGCCAGAATTGCTTTGGAACAAAAAAACGGTGGAGTTGAGTACGAGTGGAACGGAAGGAAAAAATATATGCAGTTCAAAACCTATCCCAATACCGGATGGGTGGTAGTCATAAGTGCATATATGGACGATCTGACCGCTGCGGCAACATACCAGCGTAATGTACTCATAATCGGGGGAGTTCTGGTTGTAATTTTCCTGAGCGGGGTTATGTTCGTTCTGTTGCGCAAACTGGTCCTGAGGCCCATAGGCAATATACTCGACTATTCCACGGAGATTGCTTCCGGAAATCTCAAGGCCGAGCTTGACGGAACTTTCCGTTACGAATTCAGTGCCCTTTCCGCGCAGATTCAGGCGATGGTCGAAGAGTTGAAAGTCAAACTTGGATTTTCAGAAGGAGTCCTCAACGGGTTGACCATTCCATGCTCCATTATCGGCCCGGACAAAAAGATAATATGGGCAAACCAGTATGCATGCGATCTTATCGAATCCAATCTGTCCCCGGACAGCGTCATCGGGCTTACCGCCGGTGAGTTCTTCATGGGAGATCCCTCCAAGGAAACACAGTCCGAAAAGGCGTTGGCCGAGAATACCAGGTTAGAAAAAGAGGTTGATTACACCACCCTGAAAGGGACACCGAAGAGGATAGCCATGTCGGCCACACCGTTTTTTGATGTGGACGGAAACCTTCTCGGTGCCATCACTATCCTGATAGACATGACTGAGATAAGAATGCAGGCCCAGAAAATATCGCAGCAGAATGAGCGGATTACCGATGCTGCGGCCGAGGCAGAGAGCATTTCCGGAAATCTGTCCAGCGCGGCGGAAGAGCTTTCCGCCCAGATTGAGCAGTCCAATATGGGCGCTCAGGAACAGCGGGACCGGGTTGCGGAAACGTCCACGGCAATGGAGGAAATGAATGCCACCGTGCTTGAGGTTGCCAGAAATGCGGGGACCGCTTCCGAGGATGCAAACAATGCCCGGCGCATGGCTGAAGACGGCGCTAAGGTCGTGCAGCAGATGATTGAAGCTGCCGACGGTGTCCGGATTCAGGCGGACGGTTTGAAACATTCCATGGAACAACTCGGTGTAGAGGCCTCGGCCATTGGAAATGTCCTGAGTGTTATCAACGACATTGCAGACCAGACCAACCTGCTGGCACTGAACGCGGCAATCGAGGCCGCCAGAGCCGGTGAAGCAGGCAGGGGTTTCGCCGTTGTGGCGGATGAAGTCCGCAAACTGGCTGAGAACACCATGTCCGCAACCGGAGAAGTGGGCAATGCCATCAGCAAGATTCAGGATATGACAAGGCAGAACATTTCGGCCACAGAGGATGCGGCAGGATCGGCCCTTCGCAGCAGCGAGCTGGCAAATGAATCCGGCCAGACTCTATCGGAGATTGTTCAGCTTGTAATAAATGCTTCCGACCAGGTTCAGGCCATTGCTGCCGCAGCCGAACAGCAGTCGGCGACAAGTGAGGAGATAAACAGGGCTACTGAAGATATCAGCAGGATTTCGCTTGAAACATCGCAGGTTATGAGCGAGTCGGCCAGAGCCGTGCAGGAAGTTGCTGAAATGGCAGCTAAACTCAACTCTGTTATCGAAAATATCCAGCCTGAATAA
- a CDS encoding GGDEF domain-containing protein — protein MGVYSWSGEFSDRVTEQAFQRAKWPWVRIRLLFLYSFTIAAYLIGIGADFHEFGQGPRFAAMLATRAGGCSFSIVALLLLLADKVRLRVQYAAMSVCMFLFLALESRELVFKFADVGSLSVPSAVFMVLAYYMILPPRLFPSLIAGICGSAFYLASLSSVVPVPSGSFINSSLYFFLANGFGAFFVYSFGLSLRREFHAHEELKRLVEYDELTGVCSRRRVLEAGNTVFKTSRRYNNRMSVLMMDIDYFKKVNDDYGHHAGDEVLRETASRCRSVLRSVDFIGRLGGEEFVIILPQSGLHQAMKAAERLREKVCETEFEAAGARFGVSVSIGAAELRGHEDFSILLQEADAQLYRAKQRGRNQVCPVQLRVLECGGCP, from the coding sequence GGTAACCGAGCAAGCCTTTCAGCGAGCCAAGTGGCCATGGGTGAGGATAAGGCTTTTATTTCTCTATTCATTCACAATAGCTGCTTACCTGATTGGCATCGGTGCCGATTTTCATGAATTCGGTCAGGGGCCTAGGTTTGCCGCGATGCTGGCAACACGTGCGGGCGGATGTTCTTTCAGTATTGTCGCGTTGCTTCTGCTGCTGGCGGATAAGGTGCGGCTGCGTGTGCAGTATGCGGCCATGTCCGTATGCATGTTTCTTTTTCTTGCGCTTGAATCCCGTGAGCTTGTGTTCAAATTTGCCGATGTCGGATCTCTGAGTGTTCCGTCTGCGGTGTTCATGGTCCTGGCCTACTACATGATTCTTCCTCCCCGGCTTTTTCCTTCTCTTATAGCGGGCATCTGCGGGTCTGCGTTTTATCTTGCCTCCTTAAGTTCTGTTGTCCCTGTTCCGAGCGGCTCCTTTATCAACTCCTCACTTTATTTTTTTCTCGCCAACGGTTTCGGCGCATTTTTCGTGTATTCATTCGGTCTTTCACTGCGCAGGGAATTTCATGCCCACGAGGAATTGAAGAGACTTGTCGAATATGACGAGCTTACCGGAGTATGCAGCCGGAGACGGGTTCTTGAGGCAGGAAATACCGTGTTCAAGACATCGCGGCGCTACAACAATCGAATGTCCGTTTTGATGATGGATATAGATTATTTCAAAAAAGTGAATGACGATTATGGCCATCACGCCGGGGATGAAGTTCTTCGCGAGACCGCCAGTCGGTGCAGGAGCGTTTTACGGTCCGTTGATTTTATCGGGCGTCTCGGTGGAGAGGAGTTTGTGATAATTCTTCCGCAGTCCGGGCTGCACCAGGCCATGAAAGCCGCCGAAAGGTTACGGGAAAAAGTCTGCGAAACCGAATTTGAGGCAGCAGGGGCAAGGTTCGGCGTTTCGGTGAGCATCGGTGCTGCCGAGCTTAGAGGACACGAAGATTTCTCAATACTGCTGCAGGAGGCAGATGCCCAGCTTTACCGGGCCAAACAGCGCGGCCGCAATCAGGTTTGTCCTGTGCAGTTGCGGGTTCTGGAATGCGGAGGATGTCCATAG
- the ettA gene encoding energy-dependent translational throttle protein EttA encodes MSNEPDKIIYSMVRVSKFYDKKPILKDISLSYFYGAKIGVLGLNGSGKSSLLKILAGVDDRFEGETHISPGYTIGYLEQEPLVDETRTVREVVEEGVSEVAALVNEFNEINAKFAEPMEPEEMDALLERQAQVQEKMDACGAWDLDSRLEMAMDALRCPPADTPVSVISGGEKRRVALCRLLLQEPDILLLDEPTNHLDAESVAWLERHLQSYAGTIIAVTHDRYFLDNVAGWILELDRGRGIPWKGNYSSWLEQKEKRLSNEAKADDKRRKTLARELEWIRMSPKGRHAKSKARIKAYEDLANQSNDQYSKELELYIPPGPRLGKQVIELRNVRKQAGDKILLEDASFMVPAGAIVGIIGPNGAGKTTMFKMISGQEKPDGGEVLVGETVKVTHVDQHRDALDPEKTVYEVISGGNEFVKLGDREINARAYVGKFNLTGSEQQKKCKVLSGGERNRVHLALMLQEGGNVLLLDEPTNDLDVNTMRALEEGLNNFGGCVLVISHDRWFLDRIATHILAFEGDSSTYWFEGSYSEYEEDRRKRLGKDADQPHRIKYRKLTR; translated from the coding sequence ATGAGTAATGAACCTGATAAGATCATATATTCGATGGTCCGAGTCAGTAAATTTTATGACAAGAAACCTATCCTGAAGGATATTTCACTATCCTATTTTTACGGCGCCAAAATAGGCGTGCTGGGCCTGAACGGGTCCGGTAAAAGTTCACTCCTGAAAATCCTGGCCGGAGTCGATGACCGGTTTGAAGGCGAAACACACATTTCTCCCGGATATACAATCGGATATCTGGAACAGGAACCGCTGGTGGATGAAACCCGCACTGTACGCGAAGTTGTCGAGGAAGGAGTTTCCGAGGTCGCGGCGCTGGTAAACGAATTCAACGAAATAAACGCAAAATTCGCCGAACCGATGGAACCGGAAGAAATGGACGCCCTGCTTGAACGTCAGGCTCAGGTTCAGGAAAAAATGGACGCCTGTGGAGCATGGGACCTGGACTCCCGTCTTGAAATGGCCATGGACGCCCTGCGCTGCCCTCCGGCCGACACCCCTGTTTCAGTAATCTCCGGCGGTGAAAAACGCCGTGTAGCGCTTTGCCGTCTGCTGCTGCAGGAGCCGGATATCCTGCTCCTTGATGAACCTACCAACCACCTTGACGCCGAATCCGTAGCCTGGCTGGAACGTCACCTGCAGAGCTATGCCGGCACCATCATAGCCGTTACCCATGACCGCTATTTTCTGGACAATGTGGCGGGCTGGATTCTGGAACTGGACCGAGGCCGCGGAATCCCCTGGAAAGGCAACTACTCCTCCTGGCTGGAACAGAAGGAAAAAAGACTCTCCAACGAAGCCAAGGCTGACGACAAAAGGCGCAAGACCCTGGCCCGCGAACTGGAATGGATCAGAATGTCGCCCAAGGGCAGGCACGCCAAGAGCAAGGCCCGCATCAAGGCATACGAAGATCTGGCAAACCAGAGCAACGATCAATACTCCAAGGAGCTCGAACTCTATATCCCGCCGGGACCGCGACTCGGAAAACAGGTTATCGAGCTGCGCAACGTACGCAAGCAGGCTGGCGACAAGATACTCCTTGAGGACGCAAGCTTCATGGTTCCTGCCGGAGCCATCGTAGGCATTATCGGTCCCAACGGTGCGGGTAAAACCACCATGTTCAAGATGATCTCCGGTCAGGAAAAACCTGATGGTGGAGAGGTTCTCGTGGGTGAAACAGTAAAGGTGACCCATGTGGACCAGCACCGCGATGCACTGGACCCCGAAAAGACCGTTTACGAAGTCATTTCCGGGGGTAACGAATTTGTGAAACTGGGCGACCGTGAGATAAACGCACGGGCCTACGTCGGCAAATTCAACCTGACCGGTTCCGAGCAGCAGAAAAAATGCAAGGTCCTTTCCGGTGGTGAACGAAACCGCGTACACCTGGCCCTCATGCTTCAGGAAGGAGGAAACGTACTGCTTCTTGACGAACCGACCAACGACCTTGACGTCAACACCATGCGCGCTCTTGAAGAAGGATTGAACAACTTCGGAGGATGCGTACTGGTAATTTCCCATGACCGCTGGTTCCTCGACCGCATAGCCACACATATTCTGGCTTTTGAAGGAGATTCTTCCACATACTGGTTTGAAGGCTCCTACTCCGAATACGAAGAAGACCGCCGCAAAAGACTGGGCAAGGACGCAGATCAGCCGCATCGCATCAAATACCGCAAGCTGACCAGATAG